A section of the Nitrospirota bacterium genome encodes:
- a CDS encoding pyrimidine/purine nucleoside phosphorylase: MSEFKNVTVVREANVYFDGKVTSRTVLFGDGSKKTLGVMLPGEYEFGTGDKEIMEIFSGDLDVLLPGDKTWKTIAGGQSFEVAANAKFKLKVRKLSDYCCSFIKG; this comes from the coding sequence ATGTCGGAGTTCAAGAACGTAACCGTCGTTCGCGAGGCGAACGTCTACTTTGACGGGAAGGTCACGAGCAGGACGGTCCTGTTCGGCGACGGATCGAAGAAAACGCTCGGCGTGATGCTGCCCGGGGAATACGAGTTCGGCACCGGCGACAAGGAGATCATGGAAATATTCTCCGGAGACCTGGACGTGCTCCTGCCGGGAGACAAGACCTGGAAAACGATCGCAGGCGGTCAGTCCTTCGAGGTGGCTGCGAACGCCAAGTTCAAGCTGAAGGTCAGGAAACTGTCCGATTACTGCTGCTCGTTCATAAAAGGCTGA